In the genome of Microbacterium endophyticum, one region contains:
- a CDS encoding recombinase family protein — MTSNMSARTFGYVRVSTLRQSVDQQTDALVAAGVPVDHIYGDVSSGARWERDGLDALRGTAKRPGVLRPGDTLVVVALDRLGRSLSEMVKLLDWIVAEDIELRSLREGIDLTTPTGRMLAGIFASLAEYERALILERAEAARDAARARGRQLGRPKTMTADKIETARALLAAGISRVQVAQRLGVSRAALYREIPVH; from the coding sequence ATGACTTCTAATATGAGCGCCCGCACGTTCGGCTATGTTCGCGTATCAACCCTTCGCCAATCCGTCGATCAGCAGACCGATGCACTTGTTGCAGCAGGTGTGCCTGTGGATCACATTTACGGCGACGTGAGCAGCGGTGCGAGATGGGAAAGGGACGGCCTTGACGCACTGCGCGGAACGGCCAAGCGTCCCGGCGTCTTGCGTCCGGGCGACACGCTTGTCGTGGTCGCGCTCGACAGGCTAGGCCGCTCGCTCTCTGAAATGGTCAAGCTGCTCGATTGGATTGTGGCTGAAGACATTGAGCTTCGATCACTCCGCGAAGGCATAGACCTAACGACGCCGACGGGTCGCATGCTCGCTGGAATTTTCGCGAGTTTGGCCGAGTATGAGCGCGCACTAATACTCGAGCGCGCAGAAGCTGCACGTGACGCCGCTCGCGCCCGCGGCCGCCAGCTGGGGCGTCCCAAGACGATGACCGCCGACAAAATCGAGACCGCTCGCGCTCTACTTGCCGCTGGAATCTCCCGCGTGCAAGTTGCACAGCGTTTGGGTGTTTCTCGCGCAGCTCTTTATCGAGAGATTCCCGTGCATTAG
- a CDS encoding helix-turn-helix domain-containing protein codes for MLSDDELSALIEVGVESRSIEFKGPGSTSSTDFVAIVARACIALANQRDGGHLVIGVADSDPGGENGGLEASHLQEWLSHDIVVAKINAYADPPLRMKLEEKHLPNGASVVVVEVAEFDQIPILSAKEFSGKIIRGQLYTRSMAKPESSASNTQNELREVLELAAEKQLQAFIRTARRAGIAVGPSGPSEREKFAVERRSFFSEVASPPFTERPHFSVAIHPETYESERLDYEGLRGMVAKSTVRLRGWPFPYVQRDSIYGQRWVAGVEAEMHPEIWGLHQSGQFVSAYPLPLDYGPDRDGFGDRDLGRQYLPVWFPVMYIFEAVAFASRLQKTYAPEENLEVGFAMEGAQGWELIAADSARGGFHRSYRMGSSSWSRTVTIAPDFIDDDLDAAAAGAARDLLLRFGWTGVTNEIIIGMKS; via the coding sequence ATGTTGAGTGACGATGAGCTTTCTGCACTTATCGAAGTCGGAGTCGAGTCGCGAAGTATCGAGTTCAAGGGGCCCGGTTCAACATCCTCGACTGACTTTGTCGCGATTGTTGCGCGAGCATGCATTGCCTTGGCAAACCAACGCGATGGAGGCCACCTTGTGATCGGCGTGGCGGACAGTGACCCTGGAGGTGAGAATGGGGGTTTAGAAGCAAGTCACCTACAAGAGTGGCTTAGTCACGACATCGTGGTGGCTAAAATCAATGCGTATGCGGATCCGCCGTTGCGCATGAAGCTCGAAGAAAAACATCTTCCCAATGGCGCCTCTGTCGTCGTCGTCGAGGTGGCCGAGTTCGATCAGATCCCCATCCTCAGCGCTAAAGAGTTCAGCGGAAAAATCATTCGTGGACAGCTTTACACGCGGTCTATGGCGAAGCCCGAAAGCTCAGCCAGCAATACACAGAATGAGCTGCGCGAAGTTCTGGAGTTGGCTGCCGAGAAGCAGTTGCAAGCATTTATCCGCACCGCTCGGCGGGCAGGAATCGCGGTCGGGCCCAGTGGGCCTAGTGAGCGCGAGAAATTTGCCGTCGAAAGAAGGTCTTTCTTTAGCGAGGTCGCCTCTCCACCTTTCACGGAGCGGCCGCATTTCTCTGTTGCGATTCACCCGGAGACTTATGAATCCGAACGTTTGGACTATGAAGGTCTTCGAGGGATGGTTGCGAAAAGCACGGTTCGTCTCAGGGGGTGGCCGTTCCCGTACGTTCAGCGTGACTCTATCTACGGACAGCGCTGGGTCGCGGGAGTAGAGGCGGAGATGCACCCCGAGATCTGGGGTCTGCATCAATCAGGGCAGTTTGTCAGTGCCTACCCACTGCCTCTGGACTACGGCCCTGATCGCGATGGGTTCGGAGATAGGGATTTAGGCAGACAGTACCTGCCCGTTTGGTTTCCAGTGATGTACATCTTCGAAGCTGTCGCGTTCGCATCTCGGTTACAGAAGACATATGCACCCGAGGAAAATCTCGAGGTGGGTTTTGCCATGGAGGGTGCGCAAGGGTGGGAGCTTATTGCAGCGGACTCTGCCCGCGGCGGATTTCATCGCAGTTATCGCATGGGGTCATCATCTTGGAGTCGAACCGTCACCATCGCTCCTGATTTCATCGACGACGATCTCGACGCCGCGGCGGCAGGAGCTGCGCGAGATCTCTTGCTGAGATTTGGGTGGACAGGTGTGACGAACGAAATCATAATCGGGATGAAAAGCTAG
- a CDS encoding tyrosine-type recombinase/integrase yields MLLFLFSTLSQRSIVARSDRDFSAGGRRGDRVMVPQAVGTCCSLSQADESARRNHEPEDASGHLFPGQIEGPLSVTRISELINEALPPGVAAHQLRHRFGTRAHQLGGNDLRAVQKLLGHANVSTHRCMST; encoded by the coding sequence ATGCTGCTATTCCTGTTTTCTACCCTTTCACAGCGGTCAATAGTTGCAAGATCAGACCGAGATTTCAGCGCCGGGGGACGCCGGGGGGACCGCGTGATGGTGCCCCAAGCGGTCGGAACGTGCTGCTCGCTAAGCCAGGCAGACGAAAGTGCGCGCAGGAACCACGAACCCGAGGATGCCAGCGGACATCTCTTCCCTGGACAGATCGAAGGACCCCTGTCCGTCACCCGCATAAGCGAACTCATCAATGAAGCGCTTCCGCCAGGCGTGGCCGCACACCAGCTACGGCACCGCTTCGGCACCCGCGCACACCAACTCGGCGGGAACGACCTCCGCGCCGTTCAGAAGCTCCTCGGACACGCGAACGTGTCTACGCACAGGTGCATGTCGACGTAG
- a CDS encoding zinc ribbon domain-containing protein: MKASPTDQRVLLDIAELDARIKSAEIARKNPPQAGRVKELLARRQQLSHELTTRMGARDDVQTEIKRLESDVAVVDARRLRDEQRLQTVTNPKDAQGLESELESLLRRKRALEDTELELMERLEEADASVTEQERIIAEVNDEGQRLSAEAKAAVEASTAEFDAATRDREARASRVPVELLAMYTTLATRSAGAALFRRQTCEGCRMMLSGTDLQDLRQMAADQVATCPECGCILVRTEESGV; the protein is encoded by the coding sequence GTGAAAGCCAGCCCTACTGATCAACGAGTGCTCCTCGACATCGCCGAGCTTGATGCTCGTATCAAAAGCGCCGAAATCGCGCGCAAGAACCCGCCCCAGGCTGGCCGGGTGAAAGAACTTCTTGCGCGGCGCCAGCAACTTTCGCACGAGCTTACGACGCGCATGGGTGCACGCGACGATGTGCAGACCGAGATCAAGCGCCTCGAATCAGATGTCGCCGTCGTTGACGCTCGACGCCTGCGTGATGAGCAACGTCTCCAGACTGTGACTAACCCGAAAGACGCGCAGGGCCTCGAGAGTGAACTTGAATCGCTTTTGCGCCGCAAACGCGCGCTCGAAGACACCGAGCTTGAGCTCATGGAGCGTCTCGAAGAGGCAGATGCTTCCGTGACGGAGCAGGAGCGCATCATCGCCGAGGTGAATGACGAGGGGCAGCGCTTGAGCGCCGAAGCAAAGGCGGCCGTCGAGGCATCCACTGCCGAATTCGACGCGGCCACCCGCGACCGCGAAGCACGAGCATCCCGCGTACCCGTCGAACTTTTGGCTATGTACACGACGCTCGCAACGCGGAGCGCCGGCGCAGCACTCTTTCGCCGTCAGACCTGCGAGGGCTGCCGCATGATGCTCTCTGGCACAGATCTGCAAGATCTTCGCCAGATGGCCGCAGACCAAGTAGCCACCTGCCCCGAATGCGGCTGCATTCTGGTGCGCACCGAAGAATCCGGCGTGTGA
- a CDS encoding bifunctional 3'-5' exonuclease/DNA polymerase: MATAEQSPWVILARNSEGAIVSLSTNTDAARTGTEIVTDLAAYVAEPARSRTRWVWNDTRNWYPELLGAGARVDRCQDLRLSHAILRQSALVRDDHGLRAQAAWENDPTLQIARGEALFALDHDDVSALPSTPDEVFAEFARQYAAVAGSRDSHRLRLLIAAESAGALVAAELHEAGVPWDANAHRELLHDVLGARGAGGIPQKLAQAADVVREILDAPDLRVDSPAHLLKALHRAGVMVPSTSRWVLGAMEHPSIAPILHYKKLSRLHTANGEAWLSEWVHDGRYRPTYLPGGVVTGRWAATGGGALQIPRSLRGAVRADPGWTFIVADVAQLEPRALAAIAGDNKLATAARGRDLYSGIVESGTLPTRADAKVAMLGAMYGATTGDSGRLVPTLRKAYPKAMKYVDDAAQEGERGGVVSTWLGRSCEVPSGRWREEQAEASDPAASAAAQSAARGRARERGRFTRNFVVQGTAAEWALCWMAQLRTKLAAFSPIPETAQRAESSGPTMSRRPHLAFFLHDEIIVHTPLDQAEAAADAVRSAAAEATSILFGSFPIDFPLDLRIAMSAAKD, encoded by the coding sequence GTGGCGACCGCTGAACAATCGCCGTGGGTGATTCTCGCGCGAAACAGCGAGGGCGCGATCGTTTCACTGTCAACAAACACGGATGCCGCGCGCACCGGTACTGAGATCGTTACTGACCTAGCGGCCTACGTTGCTGAGCCGGCACGCTCCCGCACGCGCTGGGTGTGGAACGATACTCGCAACTGGTATCCCGAGCTTCTCGGCGCTGGCGCGCGGGTTGATCGCTGCCAAGACCTGCGCCTCTCACACGCCATCCTTCGACAGTCGGCGCTAGTCCGCGATGATCACGGCCTCCGCGCTCAGGCTGCCTGGGAGAACGACCCCACGCTGCAGATCGCTCGTGGTGAAGCGCTATTCGCTCTCGACCACGATGACGTCAGTGCACTACCGTCCACCCCTGATGAAGTGTTCGCCGAGTTTGCCCGGCAATATGCCGCAGTCGCTGGCTCCCGCGACTCGCACCGCTTGCGCCTGCTGATTGCGGCAGAGTCGGCGGGGGCGCTTGTCGCGGCCGAGCTTCATGAAGCGGGAGTGCCCTGGGACGCGAATGCTCATCGCGAGTTGCTGCACGATGTTCTTGGCGCAAGAGGTGCTGGCGGCATCCCTCAAAAACTTGCGCAGGCAGCCGACGTCGTGCGGGAGATACTTGATGCTCCAGATCTTCGGGTCGACTCGCCGGCCCACCTTCTCAAGGCGTTACACCGCGCAGGAGTGATGGTCCCATCAACCAGCAGATGGGTGCTCGGTGCTATGGAGCACCCATCGATTGCGCCGATCCTGCACTACAAAAAGCTCTCACGTTTGCATACAGCCAACGGTGAAGCATGGCTGAGTGAATGGGTGCACGACGGTCGCTATCGCCCGACTTATCTGCCTGGCGGAGTTGTCACGGGGCGTTGGGCTGCCACCGGCGGGGGAGCGCTCCAAATTCCGCGCTCTCTGCGCGGCGCTGTGCGCGCTGATCCGGGCTGGACGTTCATCGTGGCCGACGTCGCCCAGCTTGAACCCCGCGCACTTGCGGCAATCGCCGGTGACAATAAATTGGCGACGGCTGCGCGCGGACGCGATCTGTACAGCGGAATCGTCGAAAGCGGCACGCTGCCCACGCGTGCTGATGCAAAGGTTGCCATGCTCGGTGCGATGTACGGGGCAACGACCGGCGATAGTGGGCGACTCGTTCCGACTCTCCGCAAGGCATATCCGAAAGCCATGAAGTACGTCGACGACGCCGCACAAGAAGGCGAACGAGGCGGAGTCGTGTCTACGTGGCTGGGCCGCAGTTGCGAGGTTCCGAGCGGCCGCTGGCGTGAGGAGCAAGCTGAGGCATCAGACCCGGCAGCATCCGCGGCTGCTCAGTCGGCAGCTCGCGGTCGGGCACGTGAGCGTGGCCGCTTCACGCGCAACTTCGTCGTGCAGGGGACCGCTGCCGAGTGGGCGCTGTGCTGGATGGCGCAGTTGCGCACCAAACTTGCCGCGTTCAGTCCGATTCCAGAAACAGCACAGCGTGCGGAGTCGTCGGGCCCCACGATGTCACGCCGACCACATCTCGCATTCTTCCTCCACGACGAAATCATCGTGCACACACCGCTTGACCAGGCAGAGGCCGCAGCGGATGCCGTGAGATCAGCCGCAGCAGAGGCGACCAGCATCCTGTTTGGATCTTTTCCGATCGACTTTCCGCTCGATCTGCGGATCGCGATGAGTGCAGCGAAAGATTAG
- a CDS encoding LysM peptidoglycan-binding domain-containing protein, whose amino-acid sequence MRTATKIAAVISAAAIAGLATLAIPAVATAGGAASTAASSVVRFFATASPDEVDTSSRSHPADTSGLPEDADPNWPDGYADVGHGTWIPKGDPGDCVGAASIYIGSDVDGGPYIASLALPENLVDMGVNDTARGEVGYGPDGGIATYTVEPGDALFGIGDRFCIENGLMIATLNGHRGSDAIQPGEVLVLNPAEVPDFEFNDPYAE is encoded by the coding sequence ATGAGGACCGCCACCAAGATCGCCGCAGTCATTTCAGCCGCAGCAATCGCTGGCTTGGCGACGCTCGCCATTCCCGCCGTCGCGACCGCCGGTGGAGCCGCGTCAACGGCTGCCTCTTCCGTAGTCAGATTCTTCGCAACAGCAAGCCCTGATGAGGTGGATACCAGCTCGAGATCTCACCCTGCTGACACCAGCGGGCTGCCAGAAGACGCAGACCCCAACTGGCCTGATGGATACGCCGATGTCGGCCACGGCACGTGGATTCCGAAAGGAGACCCGGGCGACTGCGTGGGCGCAGCCTCGATCTATATCGGCAGCGATGTCGACGGTGGACCTTATATAGCGTCCCTAGCGCTCCCAGAGAACCTCGTCGATATGGGTGTGAACGACACTGCAAGGGGCGAGGTCGGCTACGGACCGGATGGTGGCATCGCGACCTATACGGTCGAACCCGGCGACGCGCTGTTCGGAATCGGGGATCGATTCTGCATCGAGAATGGCCTGATGATCGCGACTCTAAACGGGCACCGTGGCAGCGACGCAATCCAACCCGGCGAAGTGCTCGTGCTGAACCCAGCAGAAGTCCCCGACTTTGAGTTCAATGACCCCTACGCCGAATAG
- the ppgK gene encoding polyphosphate--glucose phosphotransferase — MATQTRLAVGVDIGGTGIKGGIVDLDAGTLVSDRVKVSTPEGAEPQDVLETVKEVLSKLDAPTTGLPLGVAFPAIIKGGYTLSAANVSDSWINFAAEDFFEKGLDREIHFANDADVAGIAEVRYGAARDRSGLTILTTLGTGIGSAMIYNGTLIPNSELGHLDRAKHKHDAEHYAAYSAMEREELSWEKWAKRLQWYYSHLEFLFSPDLFVVGGGVSKHGDKFLNLLDLKTPIVAAVHRNNSGIIGAAALAAE, encoded by the coding sequence ATGGCAACTCAGACTCGACTCGCTGTCGGCGTAGATATCGGTGGAACGGGAATCAAGGGCGGCATCGTCGATCTTGACGCAGGAACTCTTGTGAGTGACCGCGTGAAGGTATCAACTCCAGAGGGAGCCGAGCCGCAAGATGTGCTCGAGACCGTTAAAGAGGTGCTCAGCAAGCTGGATGCCCCGACCACAGGCCTGCCGCTTGGCGTCGCCTTCCCCGCGATCATCAAGGGCGGATATACCCTTTCGGCCGCAAACGTGTCTGATTCTTGGATCAACTTTGCGGCAGAGGATTTCTTCGAAAAAGGACTCGACCGCGAGATTCATTTCGCCAATGACGCTGATGTCGCCGGTATCGCGGAGGTTCGCTACGGCGCCGCTCGCGATCGCTCGGGCCTGACGATTCTCACGACTCTCGGTACTGGCATCGGCTCGGCCATGATCTACAACGGCACGTTAATCCCGAACTCTGAACTCGGTCACCTCGACCGCGCCAAGCATAAACACGACGCAGAGCACTACGCGGCCTACTCGGCAATGGAGCGCGAAGAGCTGTCCTGGGAAAAATGGGCGAAGCGCTTGCAGTGGTACTACAGCCACCTCGAGTTTCTCTTCAGCCCCGACCTCTTCGTCGTCGGCGGCGGCGTTTCAAAACACGGCGACAAGTTCTTGAATCTGCTCGATCTCAAGACACCGATCGTTGCTGCTGTACACCGGAACAACTCCGGCATCATCGGCGCCGCCGCGCTAGCGGCCGAGTAA
- a CDS encoding SPOR domain-containing protein yields MSDNEKYWYNFATGAVEHGFESPAIDRAGPFDTPEDAAKAPELLRERSRAWAEEDARDDA; encoded by the coding sequence GTGAGCGACAACGAGAAGTACTGGTACAACTTCGCCACAGGCGCAGTTGAGCACGGATTTGAATCGCCCGCGATTGATCGGGCCGGCCCGTTTGATACCCCTGAGGACGCGGCCAAAGCGCCCGAACTCTTGCGTGAGCGCTCGCGCGCTTGGGCAGAAGAAGACGCACGAGACGACGCCTAA
- a CDS encoding glutamine synthetase family protein, giving the protein MDKQRDFVLRTIEERGVKFIRLWFTDVIGTLKSVAIAPAEVEGAFAEGLGFDGSAIEGLTRSFESDLLAHPDPTTFQILPWRGEVDPTARMFCDITTPDGQPAVADPRHVLKRTLAKAADAGFTFYTHPEIEFYLLKSSTYGPNGPEPVDSAGYFDNVPGGTAHDFRRRSVRMLEDLGISVEFSHHEGGPGQNEIDLRYADALTTADNIMTFRTVIKEVAIEQGVYATFMPKPMGGKPGSGMHTHMSLFEGDMNAFYEEGAQYQLSKVGRQFIAGLLTHAPEISAVTNQFVNSYKRLWGGDEAPSFICWGHNNRSALVRVPLYKPNKGQSSRVEYRGLDSAANPYLAYALMLAAGLKGIEEEYELPAEAEDNVWTMTDAERRAMGYKPLPPSLDVALDRMEESELVAETLGEQVFNYVLLNKRREWQGYRAQVTPFELQSNLEML; this is encoded by the coding sequence ATGGACAAGCAGCGTGACTTCGTTCTGCGCACGATTGAAGAGCGGGGAGTGAAGTTCATCCGACTGTGGTTCACCGATGTCATCGGAACCCTGAAGTCGGTTGCTATTGCCCCCGCCGAAGTCGAAGGTGCGTTCGCCGAAGGCCTCGGTTTTGACGGATCTGCGATCGAGGGTCTCACCCGGTCGTTCGAATCCGATCTGCTGGCCCACCCGGACCCCACCACTTTTCAGATCCTCCCGTGGCGCGGCGAAGTCGACCCGACCGCACGGATGTTCTGCGACATCACAACGCCAGACGGGCAGCCCGCTGTGGCAGACCCGCGTCACGTGCTCAAGCGCACGCTCGCGAAAGCTGCTGACGCCGGCTTCACGTTCTACACGCACCCCGAGATCGAGTTCTACCTCCTGAAGTCGTCGACCTACGGGCCGAACGGTCCAGAACCAGTCGACTCGGCTGGGTACTTCGACAACGTTCCCGGTGGCACGGCCCACGATTTCCGTCGCCGATCCGTGCGCATGCTCGAAGACCTCGGAATCTCCGTTGAGTTCAGCCACCACGAGGGCGGGCCAGGCCAGAACGAGATCGACCTTCGTTACGCAGACGCGCTCACGACGGCCGACAACATCATGACCTTCCGCACCGTCATCAAAGAGGTTGCAATCGAGCAGGGCGTCTATGCGACGTTCATGCCGAAGCCGATGGGTGGCAAGCCTGGTAGCGGCATGCACACGCACATGTCGCTCTTCGAAGGCGACATGAACGCGTTCTACGAAGAGGGCGCTCAGTACCAGCTTTCAAAGGTGGGCCGTCAGTTCATCGCGGGCCTCCTGACACACGCGCCCGAGATTTCGGCCGTGACGAACCAGTTCGTCAACTCATACAAGCGGCTCTGGGGCGGCGACGAAGCGCCTAGCTTCATCTGCTGGGGTCACAACAACCGATCAGCGCTCGTGCGCGTACCGCTCTACAAGCCCAACAAGGGTCAGTCGTCCCGCGTCGAATACCGTGGTCTCGATTCTGCCGCGAATCCGTATTTGGCCTACGCACTGATGCTCGCGGCTGGTCTCAAAGGCATCGAAGAAGAGTACGAGCTCCCCGCTGAGGCGGAAGACAACGTGTGGACAATGACCGATGCTGAGCGCCGGGCAATGGGCTACAAGCCGCTGCCGCCGAGCCTGGATGTCGCCCTCGACCGCATGGAAGAGTCGGAGCTCGTTGCCGAAACACTCGGCGAGCAGGTCTTCAACTACGTGCTGCTGAACAAGCGTCGGGAATGGCAGGGCTACCGCGCCCAGGTCACCCCGTTCGAGCTCCAGAGCAACCTCGAGATGCTCTAG
- a CDS encoding bifunctional [glutamine synthetase] adenylyltransferase/[glutamine synthetase]-adenylyl-L-tyrosine phosphorylase, protein MSTIDRSSARTELARRGFGDATGADEHLTELEALLEISRSQLLADVAAAADSDGALAAIARVARRDSAPVRSVFRTERGRRSLWAVLGASEGFADFYLRHPEEIIDLRDAGDELPSADEMRASLLESVGSVDGFASNPEEDLWVALRVRYRRLLARIAAYDLTQGDATEIVPRVSAALADAAGAALEASLSVARERLACGAAGAGLFPREQVAQTTFAIIGMGKTGARELNYVSDVDVIFVGGTADEDILSESRAIDISIRLAVQTMRGISGAEIEPPLWEVDANLRPEGKQGALVRTLDSHLSYYDRWAKSWEFQALLKARPIAGDLALGTQYVEGVLPKVWTSAARENFVENVQRMRERVTDHIPKEEVALQIKLGPGGIRDIEFTVQLLQLVHGLTDSNIRQQGTLEALDALVSEGYIGRADASAFAKDYRILRVLEHRMQLRQLRRTHLMPDTPEEQRVLARASGLAPSASAVWSLWESVKREVRDIHVRLFYRPLLSAVAALPEDERVISTAQAHDRLAAIGFQDPTGALRHIAALTTGISRKKTIQRHLMPIMLRWFADGTDPDYGLLAFRRLSERLGDTPWFLRMLRDSAGAAERLTAVLSGSRYIGELMEWIPEAAAWLDSDAQLQPRGGPALQNEARAIQTRHANIEDAMRSVRALRRREMLRTAMGAVLGVVSVEELAAALTTITEVSIQATLRAVRREIVPPEDNALDFSVIAMGRFGGRELGFGSDADVMYVYRANGVDPQRAQSLSIKLVTALRQYSEDHRLPLDLDADLRPEGKTGPLVRSLDSYREYYARWSLSWEAQALLRARGVAGSVKLINAFIEVADEVRYPAKVDLQGIREIKRIKARVENERLPQGIDPVRHLKLGPGGLSDVEWLVQILQLQHAHTVLGMRTTSTILALEEAVRAGHITETAAARLRAAWRLASRLRSANTLLSGQTSDVLPPDRQRLAGIGRLLEPMRTATQVEETWMGTARRSRRTFEKLFYG, encoded by the coding sequence ATGTCGACGATCGATCGCTCCTCGGCGCGCACGGAACTTGCGCGTCGAGGATTCGGCGACGCCACCGGAGCCGATGAACATCTCACCGAGCTAGAAGCGCTGTTGGAGATCAGCCGGAGCCAACTCCTCGCTGATGTCGCTGCGGCCGCAGACTCCGACGGCGCATTGGCCGCAATTGCCCGTGTCGCGCGGCGCGATAGTGCGCCAGTGCGCTCGGTGTTCCGCACCGAACGTGGCCGCAGGTCGCTGTGGGCCGTGCTGGGTGCATCTGAGGGGTTCGCAGACTTTTACCTGCGGCATCCCGAAGAAATCATCGACCTCCGTGATGCCGGAGACGAACTTCCGTCAGCCGACGAGATGCGCGCATCGCTTCTCGAGTCAGTCGGATCTGTAGACGGGTTCGCGAGCAACCCCGAGGAAGACCTCTGGGTTGCTCTGCGCGTGCGTTATCGACGGCTTCTGGCACGAATCGCGGCGTATGACCTCACTCAGGGTGACGCAACCGAAATAGTGCCGCGAGTTTCTGCTGCGCTTGCAGATGCCGCGGGCGCAGCACTCGAAGCATCTCTGAGCGTCGCGCGTGAACGTCTCGCCTGTGGCGCCGCGGGTGCAGGTCTCTTTCCGCGGGAGCAAGTTGCTCAGACAACCTTTGCAATCATCGGCATGGGAAAGACCGGAGCACGCGAACTGAATTACGTCAGTGACGTTGATGTGATCTTCGTCGGCGGCACAGCGGATGAAGACATCTTGAGCGAAAGCCGCGCGATCGACATCTCGATTCGTCTTGCCGTCCAGACAATGCGTGGTATTTCCGGCGCTGAAATCGAACCGCCTCTGTGGGAGGTCGATGCGAACCTTCGGCCCGAAGGTAAGCAAGGCGCATTGGTGCGTACGCTCGATTCCCACCTTTCGTACTACGACAGATGGGCGAAGAGTTGGGAGTTCCAGGCGCTCCTCAAGGCGCGTCCGATCGCTGGTGACCTCGCCCTTGGCACGCAATACGTCGAGGGCGTGCTCCCTAAAGTCTGGACGAGCGCGGCTCGTGAGAACTTCGTTGAGAATGTTCAGCGCATGCGTGAGCGCGTTACAGACCACATCCCCAAAGAAGAAGTCGCGCTGCAGATAAAGCTGGGGCCCGGCGGAATCCGCGACATCGAGTTCACGGTGCAGTTGCTGCAGCTGGTGCACGGGCTCACCGACTCCAATATTCGGCAACAGGGCACACTCGAGGCGCTCGATGCTCTCGTAAGCGAGGGGTACATCGGCCGCGCCGATGCTTCTGCGTTCGCGAAGGATTACCGCATTTTGCGCGTACTCGAACATCGGATGCAGCTGCGCCAGCTCCGGCGCACACACCTCATGCCTGACACACCCGAAGAGCAGAGAGTGCTTGCGCGTGCCAGCGGACTTGCACCGTCTGCATCCGCCGTGTGGTCGCTGTGGGAGTCAGTGAAACGTGAAGTGCGTGACATTCACGTGCGATTGTTCTATCGGCCACTTCTTTCGGCTGTTGCCGCACTTCCCGAAGATGAGCGCGTCATCTCAACCGCTCAGGCTCATGACCGGTTGGCAGCGATCGGCTTTCAAGACCCAACCGGCGCGCTTCGTCACATCGCAGCGTTGACGACCGGAATTAGTCGGAAAAAGACTATTCAGCGGCATCTGATGCCGATCATGCTGAGGTGGTTTGCCGACGGCACCGACCCGGATTACGGTCTCTTGGCATTTCGTCGGCTGAGCGAGCGGCTGGGGGATACTCCCTGGTTTCTTCGCATGCTCCGCGACTCGGCGGGTGCAGCTGAACGGTTGACCGCGGTGCTCTCCGGGTCCCGTTACATCGGCGAGCTCATGGAGTGGATCCCCGAGGCTGCAGCGTGGCTCGACTCTGATGCGCAGTTGCAGCCGAGAGGTGGCCCGGCCCTCCAAAACGAGGCGCGAGCCATTCAAACTCGCCACGCCAACATCGAAGATGCGATGCGTTCGGTGAGAGCTCTGAGGCGCCGCGAGATGCTGCGTACCGCTATGGGGGCAGTGCTTGGCGTTGTGAGCGTTGAGGAGCTGGCTGCAGCGCTCACAACGATCACCGAGGTCTCAATTCAGGCAACGCTGCGTGCAGTGCGCCGTGAGATCGTGCCGCCGGAAGACAACGCTCTGGATTTCTCCGTCATCGCGATGGGCCGCTTTGGTGGTCGTGAGCTCGGTTTCGGTTCTGATGCCGACGTCATGTACGTGTATCGAGCGAATGGTGTTGACCCACAGCGCGCACAGTCCCTGTCGATCAAATTGGTGACAGCGCTTCGGCAGTACTCCGAGGACCACCGCCTTCCGCTTGATCTGGATGCGGACCTGCGCCCAGAAGGAAAGACCGGACCTCTCGTTCGCTCTCTCGATTCCTATCGCGAGTACTACGCGCGGTGGTCGCTGTCGTGGGAGGCGCAAGCGTTGCTCCGCGCCCGTGGCGTTGCCGGAAGTGTGAAGCTCATCAACGCTTTCATCGAGGTGGCCGACGAAGTGCGCTACCCCGCAAAGGTTGATCTTCAAGGCATTCGCGAGATCAAGCGCATCAAGGCGCGTGTTGAGAATGAACGGCTTCCGCAAGGAATCGACCCGGTTCGTCATCTGAAGCTCGGACCGGGTGGGTTGAGCGACGTCGAGTGGCTCGTGCAGATCTTGCAGCTGCAGCACGCGCACACAGTCCTGGGGATGCGTACAACATCCACCATTTTGGCGCTCGAAGAAGCTGTTCGCGCTGGTCACATCACCGAGACTGCGGCTGCGCGACTGCGCGCGGCATGGCGCCTGGCATCCCGGCTCCGTTCGGCCAACACACTGCTGTCTGGCCAAACGAGCGACGTGCTGCCGCCCGACCGTCAGCGTCTCGCGGGCATAGGCCGCCTGCTGGAGCCCATGCGCACGGCAACCCAGGTCGAAGAGACGTGGATGGGAACGGCGCGACGTTCTCGTCGCACCTTCGAGAAGCTCTTTTACGGTTGA